The segment TTTTGCAAAATTTGCATTAAAATCTTTCTAGTTTTCTGAAgggactgattttatttttttcatcgaTGTTTGCTGATATCTGATTTATGcttatttttcccctttgaatAATGTTTTGTTTAGATCTACGAAAGGCTTTTTCACAAGGTACTATGGAATTTGACAAAGGAATGAGGTCATGGCAAACGCTGGGTGAACGATAGCTATTATTGAAATGAGGAGGCCAGGTCTACCCCGCACCCTCTTGGCCACTTGGTGGATAGGCATTGGGTTTAACTGGCCccctcttgtcttcatggtggaggaaggggaagtcccacccccaggggaTGGAAGCTTCTGAACTCCTAGAGGCAGGGACGGAGACTTGGTCCATAGGTTACTGacctgccagtcctgtgcttTGAACGTGTGAGACTCGTTTCCTCTGATCCTGAGACTAATTAGACCCCAAGCGGGCTCCATTGTGCCATGGCTCATGTTTCCAGGTCTCCTGTGTCCTGGCTTTCCCGTCACCCCGGCCTCCCACTCCGGCTCCCCACTGGGGTTGATAGGGTTCGTTGGGATTGCTTTAtctactctttctttcctcttccctccctccctccctccctccttccaagtATGCCTGGCAGTCTTCTACATGTGAAATATCGACAGGTAAAATAGATTTAAGTGGCCTTCCTTCCTCGTAGGAAGGTTTCTTGGGTCTTGATGGAATGAGTTTTGATTACATGAAAGCAAATACAGTTTGAGAGACCTGGCTCACTGAAGGGCTTGTCTGTTTCCATCACTTTCCAGTCAGGACTTCTCTTGTCTTGTTTCTCCACACCCTTTGCTTGATGCCCTATCAACCCGTCCCACGGTTCCAAGAGATTGGAGGAAATGAGGTGTACGTGCCATGAATTTGTCACTTCCCAGAACCAGGCTCACCCTGAGCCAtggcctctttcctttttttatttttgctgggaaCATGCGTGTGTGCTACAAACACAGAGCACGGAGCTGTTTTAATGCCGCTTGGGTTCCCGATCTGGATTCTATAAACCCAGGGTAGGATTTGAGATTGTACAATTCTGCCACGCTATCGGATGGTTCCAACACATCATCCATGGGTTACACCTTGAGTAAGTAAGAAGGACGTACATGTTTGTGGATGTTGCTGAACTTTTGAACACTTCGTTTGGGTTGTCCCTAAGGTAGACCCCAGGGAAAGAGAGTTCATTCAGGAGATGAGCCTATTAAAGTCAAGTAGAGACAGTGCTACTACCATATAGACCCCTAGTAGGTTTAAGCCCATGAGGGCCCCTCTGAGAAGCCTTAGTATTATTCTACCAAAGGACATGGTTGGTGGCTAGGCCAGTATCCATTGGAAGTGTCTCTCCCTGAGATACAAACCCTGCAGGTGTGAGGCTCACAGGCTCTGGGATCTGGTGAAGAGGCTGTGAGCTCGGATGGGCTGAAGGTTGGCGTCAGAAGCATTATCTCAGTTCCCCCCGTGGAAGACCGAAGGACAGGCGTGTGGCAGTCAGGCGTCCTCCCCCTGTCACAGGGCAATGGTTTATGTGAACTGTGGGGGGCAAGGTATCCAGGAGTTGCCTTGCTCTGGCTAAGGCTCTTTTGGTAAAGAAGCAACATTCATGGTGGCTCTGAGAAGCAGCCCCAGGGTGACTTTTCCTGACCTGAGATTGAGAGGATGTGCTAATGGCAGGCTATGTCGGAGTGGTTAGAATGATGGAGGTCTTAGGAGACTGGTCCCCTCTTCACTCAGCCTTGTACCTGTTAGGGGCTCTCACTGTTAGAGACAGTATTCCAGTGTGCCATTAGAGTCCATTCATCCACGCTGGGGAAGTCCAATAATGCTTCCCTCCTCGGCCAGTCACTGTTTGTGACTCCCTTTCCTGATTGTTCCTCTTAAAGGGTTTCCATGCCCTCCTATTTCAAGGTGCTAGGGTAAGTCACAACCAAGATGTAATTGACATTTATTCATCTAAATCCTCAATGAGTCCTCTGACACAGGAACCAGCAATTGAGTAGGATGACAGGCTTAATCCAAACAGAAATTACTTCCTTGTCATCGCAAATAAAAGGCACGGGCCACTGTACGCTCCGTCCTTTCAGGGCTCTAGTCCTCGCCCTTCACGGGAGTCCCAGGTGCCGCTGCCTCTCTGGACAAGAGGCTGAGCCCAGAAGGTAAGGAAGCCCTGGGAAATGGGAGCCCTGTGGGGCTCATTACCAACAGAGTAAACTAAACCGGAACGGGGTGGAGCTGTGCTAGCTGGGGATTGgctgatttcttctttcttctggagTCAGTCTGCACGTTCAACAGCCTCATTGCTGGGAGGTTCTGAAACCCCACGGACACAATGGCTAAAAGTAAGGACGTGTGTGGGAGGGCAAGCAGTTGGAAAGGGGGGCTCTTCGGTACCTCTGCCCTCACCTTTGCACGGTTACTTTCTCTACAGCTTTGTCCATGCCAGAACCTTTGCAGAGGTACATTCAAGATCTCAGTCATCGCGTGTGGATCCTTCAGGACCAGACGCTCATAGCAGTCCCGAGGAAAGAGCGGACGGTTCCAGGTGAGTGGCCGAGGGCCGAGGCAGGCAGCCGCCTGGTCCGGGGCTGCTGGGTGCCCTTTGCCTTTCATTTCACAGTAGGGGAGTTGATCGGCTCTAGCGGGGTGGAAGAACATCGAATGGGCAACCATGCTCTGTGATTATGGGAATAAGTCAGAAAAGATAAATGAGAAAAGGAGACAGATACATGTATGAAACCTAGGATAAGATTAGTTTTTGAATCTATAAGAGAACGAGTTTGCTAATGGAAAGAGTGTGGGTGAAGTAGTGATAGCAAACTGACCCTTCCATACAGATTGGCCCAATCTCTGTTGCCTTAAGTCTGGTTCAGAgatgccaccccaccccccccccaaaaaaaagctaacaCGTTCTGCACTGTATTTCCAGTCACTGTCACCTTGCTGCCGTGCAAGTATCCTGACCTGCTTGAGAAGGGCAGAGGGGATCCTGTGTACCTGGGGCTGAAGGAGCCGAACTGCTGCCTGTTCTGCACGGAGGACGGGGAGCAGCCCGAGCTGCAGCTGAAGGTGTGCGTGGGGAGCGAGGgccgtggcgtggcgtggcgcgGCGTGGCTGGCGGGCGTGGGCCTGGCTGTTCTGCAGGGCGCTCACCTCATGGAAACTGGCTTTAGGGTGCTTTGTAAAGACAACTCACTCATCATTCTTACCCATCTTTAGTTTTGGTTCTCTCGTGGCAGTGTATACTGTAAAAGAAAAAGTTGTACAGGCGTTTTGAAGCTGGCCTGCTACACCACTTacacttttattatttatgttttaaatagatttaaaaaaatttttaggtagttgtacaaaggcgttgccattcaacagagtagTGTTTGAATACAATACTGTTTGTTTTATGAAAGTAGCTTGGTAAggggggaaatatatatatatatacacacatatataactacatacatataaatacatatatatatacatatatgttccaGTATAAGGATTGGACTCAAGACCTGGACAGTGTCCCTTAActcatgtgctcaaggctagcactcccccACTTCAGTTCCAcctcttcacttctggttttttgctcattaattggagataaaaagtctcatgcactttcctgcctagtctgacttcaagccacaatcctcagatctcagcttcttgagtagctaggattacagctgccAGGAACAACTGGAGCCCAGCTTTCAAGAATTATTATCCAGtagaaacacatatacacacacacacacacacacacacacacacacacactctcttagAAGTTATCCCAAAGTGGATGACtttattaaaatatcttttttctttttaaaaactgtgtctctgtctttctgtctgtttgtctgtctcccttTTAGGCAGGGCCTCATTACACATTCTATAACTCGTGCTAGCTCTGACTTCAATGTGCGGCCCAGGCTTGCTTCACACTTAGGATCTGCCAGCTTCAGTCTCCTTGGTGTCAGGATTACAGGCGCTCACTACCATGGGCCATCTTCCTAAAATATCAGAACGACACAACATAGTCAGAATCTTACGTGAACAAAGAACTCTCTATTGCAAGCATTTTAAACAATTGTGATCTTTATACCATGTGTCAAAAATACTATCGATTAGAGCGGAATAATTTGAACTAGCTCTCTGGGCATTATAAGAAAGCTCTTGACATTTTTGGTAAACAAGTATAGGCAAACACTACATCTGTTGGAAAGATACAAAAAATGGTTTTGAACTAGGGGTAATTTGCTCATTTGTCAGCATCTGGATCCTATTGGTTATCACAACAGGAGCCCATGGTATGCTACTTGTGTTTATCTGGTAGAGAACAGAAATGCTATTCAACACCCTCCACTGCACAACAGAGAACCATGAGCCTGACAACAAAGAATTGTCCCATCCAAAATGTCAGCAGTGCCATGGCTGGAGAAATCTGACTGAAAAGACCTATATTTTGTCAAAATTCATGGTAACtattttgtaaatattctttggtttctccatTTGTAGGCAACAGATAGTGGCTAAGTCAGAGCCTTGTCTTTCCAGACACTTTTGCGTCAACGCCTTCTCTCAGAGGCTTCTGTTAGGAGCACGGAGCTGTGCGGCTGTCTCCCCGCTCTGAGGTTTCCCGGCCTGCTGTAGAGAATGGGGAGTGAGACCTTGGACAGGAATATTAGTGGGCAAGGGAATGCTGGTCAGGTCTAGCAGCAACGTTTCTCACGGGGATCTCCTCATCCTCTAGGAAAGGAACATAATGGAGCTGTACTACCAAAGGGAGCCGGTGAAGCCTTTTCTTTTCTACCACAACAAGAGCGCCAGGACCTCAGCCTTTGAGTCTGTGGCCTTTCCGGGCTGGTTCATTGGCATTTGCTCCCAAGGGGGCTGCCCACTTTTTCTGACCCAAGAACTGGGCCAGACCTTCATCACTGACTTCGAATTGACTGCAGTGCATTGAGGTCAGTCTGGTGTCGGGGATGCTTCCCATGAAGAGAATCTTGCCTTTGCTTCCtccattttatttcttgaagGATGGATAACACGGTCATTCAAACCCATCCAACAAGAGGAGGCACAGTTGTCACAGTTGTGCCCAATTTTCCAAGAACAGAAACCAGGTTAAATGGGGAATCCAGTAAAATCTTAGCTAGATTGGGAAGAAAGAATCTGTTGTTGGGTGACTTGCCTCCCTAATGTAATGCATCCATTGAGACTTGAGGCTGCTAACGGTTTCATTTTATGCCCAGATCTCTGGATTTTCAGACACATTGTTCTATCAAGACACGTTGGAAGCTAACAACTAAAAGAAACACAGAAGTTCTagcaaaaaggagaaaacaaaaaggaagcggAGTCCCGCTCCTTGGGTTTGGCTTTTCTCTCCGTGAAGTCCACATTGTTGAGCTGGCTGGGCGAAGAACTGTTGCTGCTTTATTGTTTATGATGCTTCCGCCTAACCTGTTAGCACTAGCTCTCCAGAGGAGTGAATTTTGTGGAATTTTCCCCCCTCATCTCATTGTCTCTTTTCTTACTTCCATGAGAAATTGTGGGCATGATACATGATACTGATTCCTTGCATTTGTAAGAACAGTCACAGTTTGTAAAGTAGTCTTACATAAAGTCTTTCGTTCCTGAAAGGAACCAGCAAGTTTTGGGGGGGACACattaggggaggggaagggaggagggaagtggggactAGCAGGATGTCATTAATAGGAAGTCTAGTCCATATGTCAGTGCGAATACTGGAACACAGACAACTCCAGAAAATCCGTTGGCCAACACTGGCCAGAGATTGTGTGTGAGCCCCCTGTAGGTTTTTCCCTTGAAGAAAAGATATTTGTTTTTGAAGGGTTGTCCTTTTCCAATCTTTTTCAAAGGTTTGTTCACAGATAATAGCCttaccttacttaggtaactgtaacccctctgcacatcaccttgacaataaaataaaataaagtattttttttaagtaggcttgtttctcttgtctttctctgcGTCTTTGAGTTCTCTAGAGCTGTTGGGTGATCAGGGCATttagaggaaggaaagagtgtCTTTTAGCAATTGCCCTGGGTTGGTGGGCATTAACTAAGATGCTCTTGGACCAGATGGGGTAGATGGTCTTCTAAACACAGAGCTACGAATACACCTGGCCACTTCTGACGTTGCCTGGACTTTTTCTAGAGGAAAGAGCCCAACCTCTTTAGAAATTTGTGGTGTTTTCTTTGATGTTTGTTTTTGATAAAGGTTTACAACTTACAGCATTTTCTCTTAGGATTTATTGGGACACatgctatatatttttattatagtaaaaacataatatgaaatatatatgcttaatacatttttaaatatattcatcTTACTAAACTGCAGCTTTAATTGCTGAAGAGACGCTTCTTGTTTCTCTTCCCCTGTACTTCTCTACTCTGTTTCTGTCACCTCAACCAATTTTaaggcattgatcaagatatattgtactcatgaACAGAttcattaaatggcaaaaaaaagttttgaacaTTTCCCatgtaaaaagaagaaagtgtATCATAGTTtagctgtctttctttctctccctccctctctccttccctccttccattcctaccctccttccttcctttctctttctttctttctttctatgtttctttctttctttcttcctttctttcgaGTACATATCCACAATCCACAGCATTTTAAAGTTAATAAATAtagtatatcatatattataataaaatattatatattatatattatctgcTAATATTTTCCTTGTATATATCTTCATTCATTCCAACATATTCAAACACTTTGAATTATTTTCCCATACACTCATGCTAACAAGCCCATTGTCATAGTCAGCATATTATAATAGATTGCAATCTGTGTGTGCTTGACTCCTGTATTTACAGA is part of the Perognathus longimembris pacificus isolate PPM17 chromosome 8, ASM2315922v1, whole genome shotgun sequence genome and harbors:
- the LOC125356828 gene encoding interleukin-36 alpha-like; this encodes MPEPLQRYIQDLSHRVWILQDQTLIAVPRKERTVPVTVTLLPCKYPDLLEKGRGDPVYLGLKEPNCCLFCTEDGEQPELQLKERNIMELYYQREPVKPFLFYHNKSARTSAFESVAFPGWFIGICSQGGCPLFLTQELGQTFITDFELTAVH